One Megamonas hypermegale genomic window carries:
- the zwf gene encoding glucose-6-phosphate dehydrogenase: MNKTFTIFGGTGDLTFRKLMPAQYNITASNAPEKDFRIVIIGRRDYTTEKYCELIKDWVKKFARMPYDEDTFNHFCQRITYFKMDFSNLEEYTRLAKFYAEENLTEYIFYFAVAPRFFAVIAHGLRSVENADKGKVILEKPFGENLEAAKKLNEQLEAFFPAENIYRIDHYLGKEMVRNIQTIRFTNPIFANLWNSQYIESVQISAFEDLGIGSRGNYYDTSGALKDMVQNHLFQILSIVAMEWPEQFSTQAMHDAQLRVLKSLRKVEDIRDNMVLGQYKGYRQEKNVALDSNTETYAALRLFIDNERWWNTPFYIRTGKKLKCREMEIAIVFRQTFIAAPQNILIIKIQPNEGVHLQFNVKKPGDTDEITQAKMNFIQNSSYINKINTPEAYERLIMACIRGERSWFSQWDQIEISWEFVEHLKDLYHWNKLPIFSYEPGSDGPAEAENLLKRFGHSWIF; this comes from the coding sequence ATGAATAAAACATTTACGATATTCGGCGGAACAGGAGACTTAACGTTTCGCAAATTAATGCCAGCACAATATAATATAACGGCATCTAATGCACCAGAAAAAGATTTTCGCATTGTAATTATCGGTAGACGCGATTATACTACTGAAAAATATTGCGAACTCATTAAAGATTGGGTAAAAAAATTTGCTAGAATGCCATATGATGAAGATACTTTTAATCATTTTTGTCAACGCATAACATATTTTAAAATGGATTTTTCTAATTTAGAAGAATACACTCGATTAGCAAAATTTTATGCTGAAGAAAATCTTACAGAATATATTTTTTATTTTGCTGTAGCTCCACGCTTTTTTGCTGTAATAGCTCATGGTTTACGTTCTGTAGAAAACGCTGATAAAGGCAAAGTTATTCTTGAAAAACCTTTTGGCGAAAATTTAGAAGCTGCTAAAAAATTAAATGAACAATTAGAAGCATTTTTCCCAGCAGAAAATATTTATCGCATTGACCATTATTTAGGTAAAGAAATGGTTCGTAACATCCAAACTATTCGCTTTACCAATCCAATTTTTGCCAATCTCTGGAACTCCCAATATATTGAATCAGTCCAAATTTCAGCTTTTGAAGATTTAGGTATCGGTTCACGTGGCAATTATTACGATACAAGCGGTGCATTAAAAGATATGGTACAAAACCATTTATTCCAAATTTTATCCATTGTAGCAATGGAATGGCCAGAACAATTTTCAACTCAAGCTATGCATGATGCACAATTACGCGTTTTAAAATCACTTCGCAAAGTGGAAGATATTCGCGATAATATGGTTTTAGGACAGTATAAAGGTTATCGCCAAGAAAAAAATGTAGCACTTGATTCTAATACTGAAACATATGCTGCACTTCGCTTATTTATCGACAATGAACGCTGGTGGAATACTCCATTTTATATACGCACAGGTAAAAAATTAAAATGTCGTGAAATGGAAATAGCTATTGTTTTCCGTCAAACATTTATTGCTGCACCACAAAATATTTTAATAATAAAAATTCAACCAAATGAAGGCGTTCATTTACAATTCAATGTAAAAAAACCTGGTGATACTGATGAAATAACACAAGCTAAGATGAATTTCATTCAAAATTCTTCTTATATAAATAAAATAAATACACCTGAAGCTTATGAAAGATTAATCATGGCTTGTATTCGTGGAGAACGTTCTTGGTTCTCTCAATGGGACCAAATAGAAATTAGCTGGGAATTTGTTGAACACTTAAAGGATTTATATCATTGGAATAAATTACCGATTTTTTCATATGAACCAGGCAGTGATGGTCCTGCTGAAGCTGAAAATCTTTTAAAACGATTTGGTCATAGCTGGATATTCTAA
- a CDS encoding beta-propeller fold lactonase family protein, with protein sequence MIKGYIGTYDTPNTKGIYQFNFDEQSGKVFDMKSFYPVNDAKCVVLAKDKLIITMNKDGKSGIGLLNEDTAKLLDEALYENKTPCFIKYSDGYIYTANYHDGVVMVYKLQGDKLTLIKQITIQEKAGCHQVILYGDYILVPCLLLDEIRIFKRSEDFKLVKVWKFPQKTGPRHGVFNKEYNRFYLVSELSNEFFAYSVNDLNFELITKINLLEKYPTEGASSAAIRLTKDENYIYISTRGADLLSVIKVKDDIQLSQQIKSGIHPRDFLLSYDEQYLLCVNRDSDNLIIYKLDRKTRMIQDEIADISVPHGVGIALENIEL encoded by the coding sequence ATGATAAAAGGATATATCGGTACGTATGATACTCCTAATACTAAAGGTATTTATCAATTTAATTTTGATGAACAATCTGGTAAAGTTTTCGATATGAAATCTTTTTATCCAGTAAATGATGCTAAATGCGTTGTTTTAGCTAAAGATAAATTAATCATAACCATGAATAAAGATGGTAAAAGTGGTATTGGTTTATTAAATGAAGATACAGCTAAATTACTCGATGAAGCTTTATATGAAAATAAAACACCTTGCTTCATTAAATATAGTGATGGTTATATATATACAGCTAATTATCATGATGGCGTTGTTATGGTATATAAATTACAAGGTGATAAATTAACACTAATTAAGCAAATCACTATTCAAGAAAAAGCTGGTTGCCACCAAGTAATTTTATATGGCGATTATATACTTGTTCCATGTTTATTATTGGATGAAATACGCATTTTTAAACGCAGCGAAGATTTTAAACTTGTAAAAGTATGGAAATTTCCACAAAAAACAGGTCCACGTCATGGAGTTTTTAATAAAGAATACAATCGTTTCTATTTAGTCAGTGAACTTAGCAATGAATTTTTTGCTTACTCTGTAAATGATTTAAATTTTGAGCTTATCACCAAAATTAACTTATTAGAAAAATATCCTACAGAAGGTGCTTCTTCAGCAGCTATACGCCTCACTAAAGATGAAAATTATATCTATATTTCTACACGTGGTGCTGATTTACTGAGTGTAATCAAAGTAAAAGATGATATACAATTATCACAACAAATAAAAAGTGGCATACATCCACGAGATTTCTTATTAAGTTATGATGAACAGTATTTATTATGTGTAAATAGGGATAGCGATAATCTGATTATATATAAATTAGATAGGAAAACGCGAATGATACAAGACGAAATAGCAGATATATCTGTACCTCATGGCGTTGGTATTGCTTTAGAAAATATTGAGTTATAA
- a CDS encoding acylphosphatase: MTDVKRYKAILTGRVQGVGLRFFTMENASKLGLTGWVKNMADGTVHLEVQGEDSVITEFVNIIKKGNFIINVETFDAEEIPVIEEEKAFIIRN; the protein is encoded by the coding sequence ATGACAGATGTCAAACGTTACAAAGCTATTTTAACTGGTAGAGTACAAGGTGTAGGTCTTAGATTCTTTACAATGGAAAACGCTAGCAAATTAGGTCTTACTGGTTGGGTAAAAAATATGGCAGATGGTACTGTACATTTAGAAGTACAGGGAGAAGATAGCGTTATCACTGAATTTGTAAATATCATCAAAAAAGGTAATTTCATTATCAATGTAGAAACATTTGATGCAGAAGAAATTCCAGTTATTGAAGAAGAAAAAGCTTTTATCATTAGAAATTGA
- a CDS encoding tyrosine-type recombinase/integrase, translated as MENFQMTEGKFLATGNYLKQEEINENTLLLNYKTLLARYLSQGEPSEDTLRNYYSAIDQYITWCLENKCHPLEITEYQFMYYRDYLLKAKMKKGSIKSKLNAIKQFYNIAVKLNLIKTSPAKDVGVKAYEPNEISPLKFLTIEQLNHLLNIIPKYDGKHVDYLRDRAIIMLMALEGLRTVEVYRMSVSDINWDMKTIYIHGKGHNDFIYPRQDVFNILKEYLDIRPFDISKIDKLGEPVFTAVSNYSKGKRMDRRGIRYNIDKWLDKAGYKKAGISCHMLRHTCGTLIYSKTKDLQIVKEVLRHSDINITSKYAHVYNNMDKRYTSIINLDNEKD; from the coding sequence ATGGAAAATTTTCAAATGACAGAAGGTAAATTTTTAGCAACAGGAAATTACCTTAAACAAGAAGAAATCAATGAAAATACACTGCTGTTAAATTACAAAACATTATTGGCTAGATACTTGTCACAAGGTGAACCTTCAGAAGATACTCTGCGCAATTATTATTCGGCAATAGACCAATATATAACGTGGTGTTTAGAAAACAAATGCCATCCACTGGAAATTACAGAATATCAATTTATGTATTATAGAGATTATTTATTAAAAGCAAAAATGAAAAAAGGTAGCATAAAATCAAAATTAAATGCTATCAAACAATTTTATAATATTGCAGTGAAATTAAATTTGATAAAAACTAGTCCAGCCAAAGATGTAGGCGTAAAAGCGTATGAACCAAACGAAATTTCTCCATTAAAATTTTTGACAATTGAGCAGCTAAATCATTTGCTAAATATCATTCCTAAATATGATGGAAAACATGTGGACTACCTACGCGATAGAGCTATAATCATGCTAATGGCACTTGAAGGCTTGCGCACAGTGGAAGTTTATCGAATGTCTGTAAGCGATATAAATTGGGATATGAAGACAATTTATATTCATGGTAAAGGGCATAATGATTTTATTTATCCTCGACAAGATGTATTTAATATTTTAAAAGAATATCTCGATATTCGTCCTTTTGATATCTCTAAAATAGATAAATTGGGTGAACCTGTTTTTACAGCTGTTTCAAATTACAGCAAAGGCAAGCGAATGGATAGACGTGGTATTCGCTACAATATAGATAAATGGCTAGATAAAGCAGGCTATAAAAAAGCAGGTATCAGCTGCCATATGCTGCGCCATACTTGTGGAACTTTGATATATTCAAAAACAAAAGATTTACAGATAGTAAAAGAAGTTTTAAGGCACAGTGATATCAATATAACCAGCAAATATGCACATGTTTACAATAATATGGATAAACGTTACACGTCTATAATTAATTTAGATAATGAAAAAGATTGA
- a CDS encoding class I SAM-dependent methyltransferase has translation MAIVTTIRKVNDDLIKRAQKIADFLKIKYVPRDKAGISKLKERYNTDIVLIVKQDSLILDLPEGEMFFHPNMAQVRVKRLRYGGNDNMLDAMQVEKGMRILDCTLGFAADAIVSSYGVGEKGKVVGLEINPLISLVVKEGLKTYLPTNYDLKSAMDNIEVINQDYLSYLKAQPDNSFDIVYFDPMFRHALLDSKNLSPLRQLADNDPVSLEAINEAKRVAKYRVVFKENSRSLEFARLGFEKICGGKYAPIHYGVIELNKDL, from the coding sequence TTGGCAATTGTAACGACAATTCGTAAAGTTAATGATGATTTGATAAAACGCGCGCAGAAAATAGCGGATTTTTTAAAGATAAAGTATGTTCCACGAGATAAAGCCGGTATATCTAAGTTAAAAGAAAGATATAATACTGATATTGTGTTAATAGTAAAGCAGGATAGCCTTATATTGGATTTGCCTGAAGGTGAGATGTTTTTTCATCCTAATATGGCACAAGTAAGGGTGAAGCGACTTCGCTACGGTGGCAATGATAATATGTTAGATGCCATGCAGGTAGAAAAAGGCATGCGCATTTTAGATTGTACACTTGGCTTTGCAGCTGATGCTATTGTAAGCAGTTATGGTGTAGGAGAAAAGGGTAAAGTCGTTGGGCTTGAAATAAATCCATTGATTAGTTTAGTAGTGAAAGAAGGCTTAAAGACGTATTTGCCAACAAATTACGATTTAAAATCGGCAATGGACAATATTGAGGTTATCAATCAGGATTATTTATCGTATTTAAAAGCACAACCAGATAATAGTTTTGATATCGTTTATTTTGACCCGATGTTCCGCCATGCATTATTAGATAGCAAAAATCTCAGCCCACTTCGCCAATTAGCAGATAATGACCCTGTTTCGCTTGAAGCTATTAATGAAGCAAAACGCGTTGCTAAATATCGCGTTGTTTTTAAAGAAAACAGTCGTAGTTTAGAATTTGCCCGTTTGGGATTTGAGAAAATTTGCGGTGGGAAGTACGCACCAATTCATTATGGTGTTATAGAATTAAATAAAGATTTATAA
- a CDS encoding MTAP family purine nucleoside phosphorylase, with the protein MNIPKADFAIIGGSGTLSSNFPLGAKCDDVKIIEDNMIFDTPYGKTTALRLFEVAGTRVLTCKMHGWRTGVSRADASRQLFWTFREAGVKRIFSEGGVGTVNKLLDTRDFLIPDDYLDLSVRKDVGLEGKYLLVMRDALCPQMRAELIKNTRKHFSGRIFTRGTYANTDGRHFESPAEIAMMNGHADIVGQSICPEVYLAREIGACYAGLYYVVNYGEGIRKSWSHDELEDIFYDDAPMISRILLDTIRSLATKDRECECLSLRKETLLKGIYDD; encoded by the coding sequence ATGAATATACCAAAAGCAGACTTTGCCATCATCGGTGGCTCTGGTACACTTTCTAGCAATTTTCCACTTGGAGCAAAATGTGATGATGTAAAAATAATCGAAGATAATATGATTTTTGACACACCATACGGCAAAACTACAGCACTTCGTTTATTCGAAGTTGCTGGAACACGCGTTTTAACTTGCAAAATGCACGGTTGGCGCACTGGTGTAAGCCGCGCTGATGCTTCCCGCCAATTATTCTGGACATTCCGCGAAGCTGGAGTAAAACGCATTTTCTCCGAAGGTGGCGTAGGTACAGTCAATAAATTGCTCGACACAAGAGATTTTCTCATTCCTGATGATTATCTCGATTTATCCGTACGCAAAGATGTAGGCTTAGAAGGAAAATATCTGCTCGTTATGCGCGATGCATTATGTCCACAAATGCGCGCTGAACTCATAAAAAATACACGCAAACATTTTTCTGGTCGTATTTTCACACGTGGCACTTATGCAAACACAGACGGCCGCCATTTTGAAAGTCCTGCTGAAATTGCCATGATGAATGGTCATGCCGATATCGTTGGTCAATCCATTTGCCCAGAAGTTTACCTTGCCCGTGAAATCGGTGCTTGCTACGCAGGTCTTTATTATGTAGTAAACTACGGCGAAGGTATCCGCAAATCATGGTCTCATGATGAATTAGAAGATATTTTCTACGATGATGCTCCAATGATTAGCAGAATTTTACTCGATACAATACGCTCTCTTGCCACTAAAGATAGAGAATGTGAATGTCTTTCCTTGCGCAAAGAAACTTTATTAAAAGGCATTTACGATGATTAA
- the mqnC gene encoding cyclic dehypoxanthinyl futalosine synthase produces MTRLSDEEAIELLKHGDILELGKQANEVRQKFHPGNTVTFIVDRNINYTNVCINECRFCAFFRPEHHKDAYLLPMETILQKVKETQEAGGTQIMLQGGLHPSLPFDYYINMISTIKNAYPDIVIHSFSPAEILHFAKISGKSIKYVLSELHSAGLASLPGGGAEILVDRVRKMVSPKKIMTDDWLNVMKTAHSIGMESTATMVLGLGETIEERIEHMRRIRELQDETSGFRAFIMWTFQPGNTKLGGNKFSSWEYLKTLAVARLYFDNISHIQGSWVTQGQQIGQITLAFGADDLGSIMLEENVVRAAGTAYQMSIEKMVRTIQTADKQAAQRDTEYNIIRRF; encoded by the coding sequence ATGACAAGACTTTCTGATGAAGAAGCCATAGAGCTTTTAAAACACGGTGATATTTTAGAACTTGGCAAACAAGCTAATGAAGTTCGTCAAAAATTTCACCCTGGCAATACAGTCACTTTTATCGTTGACCGCAATATAAATTACACAAATGTATGTATCAATGAATGCCGTTTCTGTGCTTTTTTCCGTCCTGAACATCATAAAGACGCTTATCTTTTGCCGATGGAAACAATTTTACAAAAAGTAAAAGAAACACAAGAAGCTGGCGGTACTCAAATCATGCTTCAAGGTGGATTACACCCATCTTTGCCATTTGATTACTATATAAATATGATTAGCACAATCAAAAACGCTTATCCAGATATAGTCATTCACTCTTTTTCACCAGCTGAAATACTTCACTTCGCTAAGATTTCTGGCAAATCCATAAAATATGTATTAAGTGAATTGCACAGCGCAGGACTCGCTTCACTTCCTGGTGGCGGTGCTGAAATTCTCGTTGACCGCGTGCGCAAAATGGTAAGCCCGAAAAAAATCATGACTGATGATTGGTTAAATGTAATGAAGACGGCTCACAGCATCGGCATGGAAAGCACTGCAACAATGGTACTCGGTCTTGGCGAAACCATCGAAGAACGCATCGAACACATGCGCCGTATCCGCGAATTGCAAGATGAAACAAGCGGATTTAGAGCATTTATAATGTGGACATTCCAGCCAGGCAATACAAAACTTGGCGGTAATAAATTCTCTTCTTGGGAATACTTAAAAACCTTGGCTGTAGCTCGCTTGTATTTTGATAATATCAGCCATATTCAAGGCTCTTGGGTTACACAGGGACAACAAATCGGACAGATTACACTGGCTTTCGGTGCTGATGATTTAGGCAGTATCATGTTAGAAGAAAATGTCGTTCGCGCTGCTGGTACAGCTTATCAAATGTCTATTGAAAAAATGGTACGCACAATTCAAACAGCAGATAAACAAGCCGCACAACGCGATACTGAATACAATATAATTCGTCGTTTTTAA